CCAGCCGCTCGGCCAGCGCCACGGAAGCTTCCGTCTCGATCCAGCCGGGCGCGACGCTCAGCACGCGAACGCCCTTCGGGGTCACTTCTTTGGACAAGGCCTTGCTGTAGGTCGAAAGGGCCGCCTTGGCCGCGGCGTAGGCGGTCGTCGATTCCGGCAAGGGCAGCAGGCGCTGGATCGAGCTGACGTGAACGATGACGCCGGAACCCTGGGCCAGCATGGCGGGCAGCAGCGCGCGGTCGAGCCGCACGGCCGGCATCAGGTTCTGGTTCAGCTCGTTGAACCAGTGCGCATCGCCAAGGGCCGCGAAGCCGCCGCCCGGCGCGCTGGAGCCACCCAGCACGTTGACCAGGATGTCCACGCCGCCCCATTGGTTGAGCACCGACTGCGCCACGTCCGCCACGCCTTGCGCGGTGGTGAGATCGGCTGCGATGTAGGTCACGCCGTCGGTGGCCGTCGCGGGCAGCGAACGCGCTGTGGTCATCACCTGCACGCCCGCCGCGTGCAGGCCGCGCACCACGGCGGCGCCCACGCCCTTGGTGCCGCCCGAGACCAGGGCGCGCTTCCCTTGAAGTTGAAGATCGAAGCTCATGCGGTGATCTCCAGCGAGGCGATCAGGCCGCGTTCCAGGCGAAAGCGGTACCGCAGGTCGACCGGACTGCCGGGGAAGTTGCCGGTCACCCGGCCGCTGACGATGTGGTGCCCGTTGTCCTGCTCGAGCGCGAAGGGCGCGGTCGTGTAGGCGTATTGGGCCGAAGCGGCCGCCTTCCACGCCCGGATGGCGTCCAGGCCGGTGTGGGTCCGGTCTTCGTCTTTCACGGTGGCCTGCGCCGTGAACCAGCGGGCCAGCGCATTGGGGTTCTGCCGGTCGGCCGAGAAGTAGGCGGCGATGGGTTCGGGAAGATGCAGAGTGGTCATGGTGAAAGCTCCTGGTGGGTGAAGGCCCAAGGATGCGACCGCAGAAGAAATTAGTGAATCACCTAGAATTTGAATTCGTTATTAAGCAAAAAATGCACAATGCGCGGCTCCGACTACGCTGAACTGAAAGCCTTTGCCGCCGTGGTCGAGCGCAGCAGCTTTGCGCGGGCGGCCGAGCATCTGGGTCTGTCGCCTTCGGCGCTCAGCCAGACCATCCGCCAGCTCGAAGCGCGGCTGGGTGCGCGGCTGCTGAACCGCACCACCCGCAGCGTGGCACCGACCGCAGCAGGCGAGCAGCTGCATGCCCGCATCGCACCGCTGTTCCGGGCGATGGACG
Above is a window of bacterium DNA encoding:
- a CDS encoding SDR family oxidoreductase; the encoded protein is MSFDLQLQGKRALVSGGTKGVGAAVVRGLHAAGVQVMTTARSLPATATDGVTYIAADLTTAQGVADVAQSVLNQWGGVDILVNVLGGSSAPGGGFAALGDAHWFNELNQNLMPAVRLDRALLPAMLAQGSGVIVHVSSIQRLLPLPESTTAYAAAKAALSTYSKALSKEVTPKGVRVLSVAPGWIETEASVALAERLASQAGTDYEGGQRIIMQSLGGIPLGRPARPEEVADLITFLVSPRAGSISGSEHLIDGGTVPTV
- a CDS encoding nuclear transport factor 2 family protein; amino-acid sequence: MTTLHLPEPIAAYFSADRQNPNALARWFTAQATVKDEDRTHTGLDAIRAWKAAASAQYAYTTAPFALEQDNGHHIVSGRVTGNFPGSPVDLRYRFRLERGLIASLEITA